In a single window of the Osmerus eperlanus chromosome 2, fOsmEpe2.1, whole genome shotgun sequence genome:
- the zgc:103625 gene encoding LOW QUALITY PROTEIN: methyltransferase-like 26 B (The sequence of the model RefSeq protein was modified relative to this genomic sequence to represent the inferred CDS: deleted 1 base in 1 codon), which produces MLLSTLAGRNQDCLLSVTWVGLEEQSHRDLLALELGSGTGQHVVHFAMEMSFVTWQPSALKEESLESIRAYTVATKVKTVLQPVHLDAHEPWEKWAGLPQNSCDVIVAINLLQCSPFKTAQGVFKEAGQILQQNGFFIMYGVCYRAKNYEKCLCCSPYGNPEWGLPDKRAERQLAYRNALRLERMESSLESV; this is translated from the exons ATGCTGCTGTCAACGCTAGCAGGCAGGAACCAGGACTGCCTGTTGTCAGTGACGTGGGTCGGGCTGGAGGAGCAGTCCCACAGGGACCTGCTTGCCTTAGAGCTGGGCTCTGGCACTGGACAGCATGTGGTACACTTTGCCATGGAGATG TCCTTCGTCACCTGGCAACCGTCAGCCCTCAAAGAAGAGTCCCTTGAAAG TATCAGAGCTTATACTGTAGCAACAAAGGTCAAGACTGTACTGCAGCCTGTGCACCTGGATGCTCATGAGCCCTGGGAGAAATGGGCGGGCCTTCCACAAAACTCCtgtgatgtcattgttgccataAACTTACTGCAATGTAGCCCGTTCAAAACTGC CCAAGGTGTATTCAAAGAAGCAGGTCAGATACTCCAACAGAACGGTTTCTTCATAATGTATGGGGTATGTTATAGAGCTAAGAACTACGAGAAAT GCCTCTGTTGCTCCCCATACGGGAACCCAGAGTGGGGTCTCCCAGACAAACGTGCTGAGAGACAGCTGGCTTATAGGAACGCTCTGCGTctagagaggatggagagtagTCTCGAGTCAGTTTGA
- the mrpl12 gene encoding 39S ribosomal protein L12, mitochondrial, whose amino-acid sequence MYCARHCIRTALRIAVKKHRQELQIPAVCALRTLKTSTANRSDVIASPSLDGAPKQYSPKIHQLVNDIASLTLLEVSDLNELLKKTLNIQDVGMMPMGAMAGAAPISQAVEEEAAPIKKEKTHFTVKLTELKAAEKVKLIKEVKNSMQGLNLVQAKKLVESLPQEIRVNVSKEEAEKLKAALEAAGGTVVLE is encoded by the exons ATGTATTGCGCCAGACATTGCATTCGGACAGCACTGCGGATCGCGGTGAAGAAGCACCG GCAGGAGCTCCAGATACCAGCAGTATGTGCACTAAGAACCCTCAAGACCAGTACAGCCAACCGCTCTGATGTAATCGCCTCTCCGTCTCTGGATGGAGCTCCCAAACAGTACTCTCCAAAAATCCATCAGCTGGTCAACGACATTGCCAGCCTTACCTTGTTAGAGGTGTCAGACCTCAATGAGCTACTAAAG AAAACATTAAATATCCAGGATGTTGGAATGATGCCTATGGGTGCAATGGCAGGAGCAGCACCCATATCTCAG GCAGTCGAGGAGGAGGCAGCGCCAATCAAGAAGGAGAAGACTCATTTTACGGTCAAACTGACAGAATTGAAAGCAGCTGAGAAGGTCAAACTTATAAAAGAAGTGAAGAACAGCATGCAAGGCTTGAACCTGGTGCAG GCTAAGAAGCTGGTGGAGTCGCTTCCCCAGGAGATTCGGGTCAACGTGTCCAAAGAGGAGGCCGAGAAGCTGAAAGCGGCCCTGGAGGCGGCAGGGGGCACTGTGGTGCTGGAGTAG
- the slc25a10a gene encoding mitochondrial dicarboxylate carrier isoform X1 yields MTEKRISRWYFGGISSSAAACITHPLDLIKVHLQTQQEVRMKMMGMAISVVRREGLLALYSGLSASLCRQMTYSLSRFAIYETVRDMMGSWNKGPMPFYQKVLLGAFGGFTGGFIGTPADMVNVRMQNDVKLPKELRRNYAHALDGLFRVWKEEGMRKLFSGATMASTRGALVTVGQLACYDQSKQLVLATGAMTDNILTHFVASLFAGGCATVLCQPLDVMKTRLMNSKGEYGGVFHCLTETAKLGPKAFYKGLVPAGIRLIPHTVLTFIFLEQLRKHFGIVVTT; encoded by the exons ATGACGGAGAAGCGCATTTCACGTTGGTACTTTGGTGGAATTTCCTCCAGCGCTGCTGCCTGCATAACTCACCCCTTAGATCTGATCAAG GTGCACTTACAGACCCAACAGGAAGTAAGGATGAAGATGATGGGCATGGCCATAAGTGTGGTGAGACGAGAGGGGCTGTTGGCACTTTACAGTGGTCTCAGTGCCTCCCTCTGCAGACAG ATGACATACTCGCTCTCCCGCTTCGCAATCTATGAGACAGTGAGGGACATGATGGGCTCTTGGAACAAAGGACCCATGCCTTTCTACCAGAAGGTTCTACTGGGTGCCTTTGGAG GGTTCACAGGTGGTTTTATTGGGACACCTGCCGACATGGTTAATGTCAG AATGCAGAATGATGTCAAGTTGCCCAAAGAACTCCGAAGAAA CTATGCCCATGCACTGGACGGACTGTTCCGGGTTTGGAAGGAGG AGGgaatgagaaagctgttctctgGGGCCACCATGGCATCAACCAGAGGGGCTCTGGTAACCGTTGGACAG CTGGCCTGTTATGACCAGTCCAAGCAGCTCGTTTTGGCAACTGGGGCCATGACTGACAACATTCTCACCCACTTTGTGGCCAGCCTCTTCGCG GGTGGCTGTGCAACTGTCCTGTGCCAGCCCCTGGATGTCATGAAAACCAGGTTAATGAACTCCAAGGGAGAATATGGG GGGGTGTTCCACTGTCTGACAGAAACGGCTAAGCTGGGACCTAAAGCTTTCTACAAG GGCCTTGTTCCTGCTGGCATCCGGCTCATTCCTCACACCGTCTTAACCTTCATCTTCCTGGAGCAGCTGAGGAAGCACTTTGGCATTGTGGTCACCACCTGA
- the slc25a10a gene encoding mitochondrial dicarboxylate carrier isoform X2, protein MTEKRISRWYFGGISSSAAACITHPLDLIKVHLQTQQEVRMKMMGMAISVVRREGLLALYSGLSASLCRQMTYSLSRFAIYETVRDMMGSWNKGPMPFYQKVLLGAFGGFTGGFIGTPADMVNVRMQNDVKLPKELRRNYAHALDGLFRVWKEEGMRKLFSGATMASTRGALVTVGQLACYDQSKQLVLATGAMTDNILTHFVASLFAGGCATVLCQPLDVMKTRLMNSKGEYGGVFHCLTETAKLGPKAFYKLRKHFGIVVTT, encoded by the exons ATGACGGAGAAGCGCATTTCACGTTGGTACTTTGGTGGAATTTCCTCCAGCGCTGCTGCCTGCATAACTCACCCCTTAGATCTGATCAAG GTGCACTTACAGACCCAACAGGAAGTAAGGATGAAGATGATGGGCATGGCCATAAGTGTGGTGAGACGAGAGGGGCTGTTGGCACTTTACAGTGGTCTCAGTGCCTCCCTCTGCAGACAG ATGACATACTCGCTCTCCCGCTTCGCAATCTATGAGACAGTGAGGGACATGATGGGCTCTTGGAACAAAGGACCCATGCCTTTCTACCAGAAGGTTCTACTGGGTGCCTTTGGAG GGTTCACAGGTGGTTTTATTGGGACACCTGCCGACATGGTTAATGTCAG AATGCAGAATGATGTCAAGTTGCCCAAAGAACTCCGAAGAAA CTATGCCCATGCACTGGACGGACTGTTCCGGGTTTGGAAGGAGG AGGgaatgagaaagctgttctctgGGGCCACCATGGCATCAACCAGAGGGGCTCTGGTAACCGTTGGACAG CTGGCCTGTTATGACCAGTCCAAGCAGCTCGTTTTGGCAACTGGGGCCATGACTGACAACATTCTCACCCACTTTGTGGCCAGCCTCTTCGCG GGTGGCTGTGCAACTGTCCTGTGCCAGCCCCTGGATGTCATGAAAACCAGGTTAATGAACTCCAAGGGAGAATATGGG GGGGTGTTCCACTGTCTGACAGAAACGGCTAAGCTGGGACCTAAAGCTTTCTACAAG CTGAGGAAGCACTTTGGCATTGTGGTCACCACCTGA